tctgcagtgagtacttttacttttaagacTTTTAGTACATTTTCCtcattatatttgtatttacatttactgatttaaatttacacatctacacaaaatatttttaatgcaggacatttacttaTGTCTTTACGTATCGCAGTTTTTGGACAATgtggtatttgtacttttactcaagtaaaagctatgaatacttcctccaccgcTGGGCCCTGTCTTGTAGAGTGCACTGTGAAAGAAATCTGATTTTAAgacttattttatttcatactgctctcaaaatgtgcatttttctAGTTATGTTTAGTCAGTTTGCCTCTCGAAATTGACACCTTGAAAACACAGTTCTATGCGCTGATTATTACATACATGCACAGAGGAATGTTTGATGCCAACATTATTATAATTCAGAGAAGACTTCCTGGCCCTCAGAGGATGAACCCATTCGGTTTTATTGATCAGTAAGTCTCAAAATCATCAAGATGTTGTTTAATCATAATGTATGAACGTTCATGTTTCTGTgattgtttatgtgtgtttatgtgtgtgtgtgtcttaccgACAGCGTCCACCCCCAGTCGATGCAACAGTCTGGCCTCAGCGATGCTTTCAAAGTTTGGCCCACCCACCATGGCATACACACCCTCCTGCATGAGGCCGGCCACGCCCAGCTCCTTCGCGATTTCCATTGTTAGGCAACGCAAACCTTTGTCATAGCATCCTGACATGGCTGGGAAACGTGGCCCAAACCTGTAatcaacaaataataaacaacatGATCAACAACTGAAGCAAAGCCCTCAATGTCAACAAAGCAACAGACTTCAATACTTTGTTACTATGACAATTGAGTTAACACAAGCAACACAATCAACACACAAAATGatcacaataaacaaaaacagtgtaaCAAAAATTATCAAGactattaattaatttaaagacaaacaacaaaaagattaacaaataaacaagacaaagagCTTCATCataaacaacaataacacaatCAACAGTGAATCAATCAGTGTTACTTGTCATCGTTGGGTCCGCACAACGGGTTCAGACCAACCAATCCGGGGAAGTTGACGTGGTCTTTGATGATCATGATGTCACCAGGTTGGAGGAAGTCGGCCAACGAGCCGGCAGCGTTTGTCACGATCAGAGTCTCCACCCCCAACAGCTTGAAGACTCGAACTGGAAATGTTGTCTGATGAACAGGCAGACAGGTCTCTTGTCATGACCTTGGTAATTTTGTGTCTCTCAAATATGAGAAGTTTCCTGTTATGGTTTGTTGTTATAGAGACAGTTATTTTCACGTGACGCAGGATGTCCGACATGCTTGCTCTCTAAGTTGAAACTCTCAGAGTCTCCTGATAAATACATAATCTACCTTGCCCTCAAGACAGTCAGACATCCTCAGCAGAACTCGCacaagagagagtgagagagtgagtgtgtgtgtgggtgtgtgggcaggtattgtgtgtgtaaaatagtGGGAAACAATAGAAGCTTTCAACAACCTACTAAAAGGCTGCATGTGACCGAACTCATGCATGACCTTGTCGGTTCACAATTACAGACGCGCACGTGGGAGAAATTTTTCTTCAGGCTTTTCTGGGAGAAGGGCTTTCTGCCTTTCTTTTTTCCAAAAGCTAACCACCTATTTTTGGTGCTTAAACCTAACTAAACACTCTTCTGCTTTCTGGCAGAAGCAGGCAAAATGTATCCCCTGTGCCAGACACGCACGTACGCACGCATGTACACATACGCACATAGATCATGTCACAGGTTCAGGCTGCTCATATTTGTGTTACACCAAGGTTGCGTGACTGAGGTGCTTTAATCAGCTCACAGAAAGTGTGCGTACGTGTGTgtggaattatttgtgtttattgtctATTGTTCTGTCAACACAGTGAACGGAATGAAAATCTAGAAATTATATCGACTGATTTTGTactgcacttccataaagttgggggacTCACAGGAGACCGATTTAAAAAGAATCATTCAAATTGAAGCAGCGGAGGccaagatatcctgacttttagttcCCAGAATGTggcaagctccaaaaacactggatcctacatttttaattatacataattaactttaattttcctctctttatatttacttgtttttgtcCTTGTGGCACTACAACATTTGAATTTCTCCCTTTCCATTTTGCAACTCAATCTTTCATTAGACCCTCCTAGCATCCAAAACACCCCAGTATAAAGCTACCACCAGCAGCGAGCTTCAAATGTGCTGGTGGGTGGACATAGACAGtctcccctgtttccagtctttggctaGCTGTCGGTGGTTGTCTTATTTAGCATATGAGAGTGATATCAATCTTCATATCTAACTGTCAGCAAAAAGCGGAATAAGTCTATTTCCAAATATGTCAAACTActaatgtcaaactattcctttaaggttAGTGatacaatgtgtgtgtatgtgtgtgtgtctaccttGCAGAGTGAGTGCCCTTCATACATGTGGAAGCGAccctgcatgcacacacatgtctTCCCCTTCAGCTCCCCAAAAACCAGCTGACCTGCATGACCttgcactgtaacacacacacacacacacacacacacacacatacagagtcAGGAGTACGGTGAGAGATGGTTAAAGTGCTGGTATTTAACCCACAGTTAACATGTAAATCTACATGTTAACCAGACCtgtgcttccagtctttgtgctaagctaagctaagctaaacacaTCCTGACAGTTACTATTCATGCAAGTTTCATATCTTCAAATATGAGACttaatttaagttaatttaaatccaaatgtaaaatatatgaatatgtgGTGAACAGATCTATACTGACAGCTTTGAATTAGAATCATGTAGATGGTTGTCAGTACCTGTGCTCTGTGAGAAGCCGGGTATGTCAGAGTAAGCGAAGGAGTCCTGACACTTAAGGGTATCAGCGAGCATGCCCAGTCCGGATCCGCAGATGATCGCCACCTGGGGGCGGTGCTTTGTCCGAGACATCAACCAATCAGCTGCTTTCTGGTATTCCTCATGactgcagacaggaagaagagaagttattattatttttaattattttaggaGGAATTTATTATCAAGTGTGAATTCACTTTGCCTCCAGACCAGTGCAtcgtcatcttcatcatcatcatcatacaaCGTACAATCACAGGAGATACTTGTGTTTTTCGAGGCAGATGGAGAGTGTGTACTGTGAAGTGGAGAAAAGTATTTCTGCTCTTTTCTAACAATGCTGCTTGTTAATTGGTGGAGCATCACGCTGCTGCCAGTGttgctgttttctctctgttcaaGTCTAATTATCCTCAGGTTTATTCAGGTTAATATTATGTGTTTGgatttcagctggtaaaaagaTTGTTTACGTTTCCAAAGAAAGTGGCTGAGgtctatttattcatttaaaccCGTATCCTCCTCCTTCACTGGATCACACTGGATCCTAAATTTTTTATATAGCAATTCAGTCTTTAATTAAAGTCTCACTGCCTCCAAAACACCTCATTATGGAGCTACATCACATCAGTCAGCTGACCTACCTTAGCATAAAGAACAGCTAACATGGCTCAGTCCACAGGGTAACAAAccccacctaccagcacctatAAGCTCTAAAAAATGATATCTTGcaaaaattaagtttaaaaacctaaatttatcatttaacaggggttatgtgctggactatttcttggctgggaccAGTAACTTCCTGAAGTCCCCACTGGTTGCCTGGCAGAGTCTTGGTTGTGAAGGGTACGAGCTATTTTTAGGCACCCCTGGTTCCCAAAGTAAAAGTCCCATTCATTTTTCTCAAAAACAGGGTTACATGACTCAATAATGCAATTTGGATCAGCATAAAAACTCTCCTGCTTCATGCAAATTTTGTTAACAACTGCAACGACAAAGCGTTGGATTGTTACCTGATTAATACACTGAAATTACACTGTAAATCACAGCCTGTTAAATGAAGTACTTCTTCTAATTACTGAGCAAATGTACCTTTTCAGGCTTCTGAAAATtattcaaagaaaataaagaaaaagagcgCTTTTTACTTGAACTGGTCACAaaagaaatgtcaaacattttagTAAACACTGGTTTAGTATGTTGACAGACAGATATTGATATTTTCcataaaacaacagcacaacaacaaATCATAAAAAAGACACAATACAACAAAGGTGTTTCTTACCTGATTTGTTCTTTGCTGTGCATGATTGACGGATGACAGAAGactgatggtgatgatgaaaataaagcagactgatgtgtgtgtgcttctgtaAGCAGCCTCTATcacttactgtgtgtgtgatagaggGACAGTCAAGAGTGTGGCAGGCTGAGGCTGATCGGCCTACATATCTACCAGTCATATGCTCCTGATTGGTCAACAACCCCTCCATTCATCAGCAGCAGCCAATGAGGCTACAGTGttgtggaaatgtgtgtgagagtttgtgtgtgtggattccTATCTAAACAGGATTCAGGGATTTTTTTGGGAGAGCGTCTGTAAGAGACGTCTCGTTTTGCGTCATGCCTCCGCTAAAAGTAACGTGATTATACTTCATCTTTGTTAACTCACTTTAACTCTGAACCCCGTTCATTCACTCACTCAGGCACTCAGGCAACAGTAACAACTAAGTTAGCATCAAGCGAACAAATACATCATTAGGTTTCCCCCACAGAAGGaggtcttctttttttttgacattagGGCTGCAACATTTGTAGgaatgttttaattattaaagCCCTGGACCACTTGGGACCACTGAATCACTTCAACCCACATTTTTAGAAATACTGGGAAACACTCTAATTTGCTCTTTTACAGAGAGTAATGGGCCTTTCAGACAGACTGCGACGATCGCACTGCGAAACCCATTATATTCAATGGCTTGAGCCGCACCACGGCAGTTTGTTGCTGCGTCAATCGAAGCGCGCACGCCACAGTCAAAGTTTTAATTGGTTAAACTTTTGGGCTGAACCCTGCAACCAGCGCAGCACGAATTGCTTCCTATCTGAAAGGGCCATTAGAAGAacgataccactctcacatggtaaatatgaagctacagccagcagctgcttagcttagcttaacataaagagTGGAAACAGAGGGACACAGCTAGCCTAGCTGTCATATATTCATCTCAGGTGTCACATAGTAGCGCGTCGCTATTCAGTAGAGATGAGAACGGGTTACATATTCTAACAAAATCCATGTAACAGCACCTCTATAgctcattaattaatttgttatatctcatttgtttatttttgggtGTTTTGTGTTAGTTAATTTCTTGGCTGGGGCCAGTAACCACCACTGTTATTCTGGCAACTACTCTGAGTCTTGTTGGGTTGAAAAAATTAATTGTGAATAATCAGTACACTAATCAACAATTATCCAAGTATCTACTGTATCTATAGTAGCCTATTCAGTTAGCAAATTAGCAATTCAAAGCTTAATAATCACTTTCGTGATCAATTAATGTGCAGCACATTTACATGTAATTTTATTCTTCCATACTAcagcatgaataaaaacatttctaaatctGTTAAGTTAAATTTGTCTACCTGAACTCCAGACTTAGCGCTGTATTCAACCAATCTGAGCTTTGATGTGGCAGTCTAACGAGAAGCAACGCGTCAGACGGTTCTTTTCTAATTGAAACTTCAAATTGAGTCTCATGACCACTTACACACCTCACATGTTCGCCTGCTGCTGTTCTGATCAGCTGCTGCTAATAAGGCTCATGTGGGTCTAATGGAGGAGGGCCAGAGCAGGACTGGAACCAGAGCTGAACTTTAACTAGAGGGACCATGTACATTGACAGGAAGTGTGTAAACGACTTTTATTTTTGCCCAGCATATTTCAAgaactgctttttttttgtatgccTATTCATATCATAAGTGTTCTTCTACAGTCAGTTCATTATTTTAGATTGTAAGGTtgagggcttttattttgaaggcagtaTGGTAGATTGTCAAGTGTTTCTGCAGGTACAAGTTTATCTGAAAGGAAATAAGAATTCTAAATtactattttgtttgtttagcacAAAGCTGATAAGGGCACATGGTttgttataattttgttttatgtggTGTTTAATGTTAAGTCACATTGCGGTATCTTTCCATAATTTTGCAGAATTTTATGCTAGTGTGTTTAAGCTAGCAAGACTACTATATTAACTCAATGAAGGCAATAGGTCTTAAAGGGCAGTTATTCCGGTAGAGTTTGCTTGGTAGTACAGTATAAAAAAATGcagcatttgtgttttttgcagtAACTGCAACAAGGTTCAACAaggttaaataaagttaaagctgcatatatgaaataaaatactgctaTTAGATATTTCATTCTTAAGTTAAATATGCTTACTCATGGCACTCTTATCATGAATTGTTATTATGAATAAAGCACATTGTAAACTATTGTAAACTAACTACAGTAAGAGCTTCACCTCATCAGTCCCAGCACACTCCTGTCCAAGGAAGACTACAGAGGGACTTAAtgtcagggctggactgggacaaaaaattgtccctggcatttttggcccagacGGCCCACAAAAATCGGTCGGACATCCCTCACCAAAAGGCtacaccatccttccatatATAACATGTGTACCTACTGTAATATTCCCCCAAGCCAGCTGAGTGGTATGTGCCGTGGATTAGTGTACCAGTGCAAGTGAATCAGTGTACTCATTCACACTCATTTACTGAGTCCCTGGTGATCAGAGGTGGCTATGGAGTACACAACgcatactcaagtacaagtagcctacattttcacagcagtgtGGGATTAGCCAACGTGACAATATAACCTCACCTCTGCCATTAGGACATTTAGCCGAAGTTAAGACTGTATTAGGAAACTATACTAGCtccaaaaataatgtaaaatagcTTATCCAGCACTGTATGAAAGTGAGTGATCACCAGCAGTAGGTGACAGTCTCACTTTATGATAGCGTAATAATTATGTTAAAATCATTGACCTTAATTGAAGTAACCATCATCATTGTCACTTCGGCATGGCAGACACTCTACTCGAgcgcgtcactttgtgttgaaagtgGTTGAGACATTTAAGAGCTCAGATTAGGGATGTAATGAAACACTTAGCCCATGTGAcgtgacattgcacaagattggggtcATGAGAATAAGACAAGAATATATCTTAAGAGGCCTACTatgttgaaaaaacatttattgaggGTGGTCTGGGGGACaacccagaagattttgagcattaaacttaatttcctgcattgtggagacattttctgaaccaatttatggtggaaatgtcttatataaagggaagcaaaaaattcaggtggcaagtAACAATTaagaacataaaaatataacgcaatataatgcagtgatcagtagcttattttttttttttagcttaagttactttttttggacaacgcagagatttcttctatatttacactgcattgcaggcttactgtgcaaataaacctttctcatagcatttttatttgttgattaacatttcttggtacAAGATATACacgctttcaaaaagtggtggctacatgtccccagagtAAATGACCCTAACACCCTggtccctccctacaggttgaacAACTCCATGCTTaacgcttcacctccactctcctcctgctctctctgcccCTCAGCGCTGTCACAATGGTTATGTACATCAGCTTCACTGTCACATGCCTCGTCCTCTGCCGCAGCAGTGGCCATGGTTTTCCTTTACTGCTTCAGGCGTCTGTGGCTGCACTACgtcgggtactgcagctgatttTGAAACTACTGCAGCCCCGGTAGCAATCATATCGGATATTTTCATGCATTTGGCGGCAGCCGTCTGAAGATTTTAAAAGCTAGAAAAATAGAGCAGACGGGGAGGGAGTTGGGGCttgtaagagatgtgattgggccagcccaatgtcagtatagaaaatttcCCATGGGCTGCTGTCTGTGCTTTAGGCTAAGGGCTGAACGTTggccctttaaaaaaaactggttatataaataaataactaccgttacaccggccccaaatGTTCGTCGACCCACCTGGCATTTGCCCGatatgccagattaccaatccACCGCTGCTTGATGTGATGGTCTAAGGTTGTGGCACTCACACACAGCTACCTCTATACAATAGTGGCTCAGTCCAGAAATTGGATGCTTGTAAGGTCAGCGAAGAGGAGCAATTTTGCTGCTCTGGTCGCTAACAGAATCCCACAGAATAGATGCTTGCATTTCAGAGAGGAGACtcacaaaaaggagaaaaggcTCAATCACTTTTATGAACAATGGAAGGCCCAGGTATGAAAGCCAGAGCACACCTTAAGTTAAAAAATCCTGAGAGCCACATTGCAGCTCTTATAGACACACtagagaaaggaaaagagaaaatgtgGAAAATCAGAGATCACCTGAGTCCTTTAAGTGAGACAAGACATTGTCTTGATGCTTGTGAGGCAGTGACAAAGGACATTGTTAAGATTGCTTATGAAAGACTTAAGGCAGAAAGGAATATAGGAGCAGCACAAGCTACACTTGGAACTTAtaaccattaaaaaaaagagacactCTGCTATTGTAGAGATTGTGTTGTGTAGGatagtaaaacacacacacgggtgGTGCTTGGCTTCAACTTCACATTTATTTGGTAACACAGGATAAAGGTTAGTTCTCCATCACAGCCAGTGTTATAATTCCAAGCCAGCGTCACAGAGACAGCACATGTTGACTGTTAATAAGTTTTGGGCAGCAAAGGGCGcccatgctacacacacacacacacccacacacacacacacacgtctccATGGCAACAATACCCATTACACACcgaataataaacaaaataaacatgatgAGCATACACAGCACCATCACTTACAGGTGTTCAACTGcaacagagggaaaaaaaaacaaaaacaaatctgaccACAAAACACAAGgtaaatacattcattcatGCACAAGGCGAAAACCCAACATAAACTTTAACGACCAGCAATAACAACTCACTAGAACCCATCCGTCACAACACGGCCCACCATCAAGGTTTGTGGCACCGGCCGGGACGGACTCGGCTTCACAATAACTGTGCTGCCAGCAGAGAGACACTTGTGGTCAGGTAGGTAGCACCCAAAGCAGGTGTTCCTTCATGGGCTCCAGAGACACAGCATGCTCCATTTTTACGGTACCTAGGCCGACATTTGCAGCAAGTTCTCCTCTGAAGTCTGACCTGCAAGTGACATTTTCTACTCTCAAAATGCTTCAGTACTTGAACGAGATGCTTGATGACATTGCTGCCAAGAATGAGGTCGTCAGTTTGATCTTCCTTGATGAGCGCAGGGACAGAGATGTGACAATCCAGCACATTCATCTGAAGTTCACTCACTCCCACAGGGTTTGTCCTCAAATCTCCACATCCAAATCAGAACAACTGATGTATGTGGGATGTAACTGAAAtatgtctccttttttaaaactctacacacaattcccaaaactgcacccacaaaatgcaaaataccTCATATTttcttcaaaatgaaacactgcattcaaaatgccacaTCTCAAAATGAAGCATTTGCATTATCTGGCAAACACCTTTTTCACAATAGCAAATGTGTGGATATACCGTGCACACACTGTTGCTCTTAATCTTAGagattttttgtctttcataggTTTCCATACAATGTTCTAGAGTGAAAGTAATCTGCTGAGAGGGGTTGAAAAGtacactgtaaacaccaatgcaatgttgaaacacaaaatatttatttggcaaaacattaCTGTTATAACAGTAGCACAGCGTTGTAGACAGAGAATGcaaagtgtgagtgtgagtatgTGCAGTATACTTGACAAAAAATTGTACTACAGCATGATAACCAACCTCATtcatataatgcagtgcagtaaaTGGACTtgcgctacaaatgtttatGCAATACTATGCAGTAATACATATTTTCACAGTACAATACTATAATGCTGAAATAGTCATTCAATAGTTGGATGGGCGCCTCTGTAAAGCAACTTAAATTGGGCTTGACTCTCAGTCCACCTTCTCTCATGGTCAACCCATTGctgatcacatgatcaataagtgTTACTCTGATCTCATCAGAGatggctctccttccttctcttctttgccctcatcctctccttcctcctcctcctcctcttcttccaactcttcctccttgaaCTTGTCCTCATTGTTgtcccctgcctctccctcccACTCACCTTGCTCTCTTTCTATTGctccattgttcaaaacaggtaatctgacctttggcctatttttta
Above is a genomic segment from Micropterus dolomieu isolate WLL.071019.BEF.003 ecotype Adirondacks linkage group LG18, ASM2129224v1, whole genome shotgun sequence containing:
- the pnp4a gene encoding purine nucleoside phosphorylase 4a isoform X2; this encodes MSRTKHRPQVAIICGSGLGMLADTLKCQDSFAYSDIPGFSQSTVQGHAGQLVFGELKGKTCVCMQGRFHMYEGHSLCKTTFPVRVFKLLGVETLIVTNAAGSLADFLQPGDIMIIKDHVNFPGLVGLNPLCGPNDDKFGPRFPAMSGCYDKGLRCLTMEIAKELGVAGLMQEGVYAMVGGPNFESIAEARLLHRLGVDAVGMSTAPEVVVATHCGLRVFGLSLITNKVVKSYEDSDSVNHEGVLEVSRLRSQTVQQLVTELISRMEINNNTTNNTI
- the pnp4a gene encoding purine nucleoside phosphorylase 4a isoform X1; translated protein: MHSKEQISHEEYQKAADWLMSRTKHRPQVAIICGSGLGMLADTLKCQDSFAYSDIPGFSQSTVQGHAGQLVFGELKGKTCVCMQGRFHMYEGHSLCKTTFPVRVFKLLGVETLIVTNAAGSLADFLQPGDIMIIKDHVNFPGLVGLNPLCGPNDDKFGPRFPAMSGCYDKGLRCLTMEIAKELGVAGLMQEGVYAMVGGPNFESIAEARLLHRLGVDAVGMSTAPEVVVATHCGLRVFGLSLITNKVVKSYEDSDSVNHEGVLEVSRLRSQTVQQLVTELISRMEINNNTTNNTI
- the pnp4a gene encoding purine nucleoside phosphorylase 4a isoform X3; this encodes MHSKEQISHEEYQKAADWLMSRTKHRPQVAIICGSGLGMLADTLKCQDSFAYSDIPGFSQSTVQGHAGQLVFGELKGKTCVCMQGRFHMYEGHSLCKTTFPVRVFKLLGVETLIVTNAAGSLADFLQPGDIMIIKDHVNFPGLVGLNPLCGPNDDKFGPRFPAMSGCYDKGLRCLTMEIAKELGVAGLMQEGVYAMVGGPNFESIAEARLLHRLGVDAVGMSTAPEVVVATHCGLRVFGLSLITNKVVKGHKDSNSVIEK